A window of the Lactuca sativa cultivar Salinas chromosome 5, Lsat_Salinas_v11, whole genome shotgun sequence genome harbors these coding sequences:
- the LOC111878004 gene encoding C-type lectin receptor-like tyrosine-protein kinase At1g52310, with protein sequence MEGKLIHVAGILLLSACFVLQFGSLNAVANDSFLVASSHNESRIEVCPSGWVKGPSNRICYKHIENIQPWNESENSCRSYHGHLAALTSSAELSFAQHLCNECWVGGRSTDTIIGHQWTWSDKSYNWNQTLINVLTPDLKSICTNSSCFYNHNNDSASMCTILTNKTTSLVANTCNISHSSLCMIVTDNRCQHMHCHKEYLIILAIVSGLILFTTFAVVIWLLVYRRSKRRRKSRKLSNPAELALVPPSWKIFTREELRSITKNFSEANRLIGDAKTGGTYSGVLPDGSRVAVKRLKRSTFQRKKEFFSEVGRVARLCHPNLVPVKGCCYDHGDRYIVYEFVVHGPLDRWLHHIPMGGRSLDWTMRMKVATTLAQGIAFLHDKVKPQVVHRDIRASNVLLDDDFNAHLMGVGLSKFVPWEVMHGRTVMAGGTHGYLAPEFVYRNELTTKSDVYSFGVLLLEIISGRRPASQAVDSVGWQSIFEWATPLVQSHRYLELLDPVISASSSTSPSKIPEAGVVQKVVDLVYSCTQHVPSMRPRMSHVVHQLQQLAA encoded by the exons ATGGAGGGAAAGCTGATCCATGTAGCAGGAATTTTGCTTCTttctgcttgcttcgtgcttcaaTTTGGAAGTTTGAACGCG GTTGCAAATGATTCCTTTCTGGTAGCATCTTCTCATAATGAAAGCCGCATAGAAG TATGCCCTTCTGGTTGGGTCAAGGGACCAAGTAATAGAATATGTTATAAACACATTGAAAACATTCAGCCTTGGAATGAGTCAGAAAACAGCTGCAGAAGTTATCATGGCCACCTTGCAGCATTAACATCATCAGCAGAATTGAGCTTTGCACAACACTTGTGTAATGAGTGTTGGGTTGGTGGCAGAAGCACAGACACTATCATTGGACACCAGTGGACATGGTCTGACAAATCTTATAACTGGAATCAAACTCTCATTAATGTCCTCACACCAGATCTCAAGTCCATTTGCACCAATTCATCATGCTTCTACAATCACAATAATGACTCAGCATCCATGTGTACTATATTGACCAATAAAACTACATCTCTTGTTGCCAACACATGCAACATATCTCACTCTTCACTATGCATGATTGTTAcag ATAACAGATGTCAACATATGCATTGCCACAAGGAATATCTGATCATACTTGCTATTGTGAGTGGATTGATTCTCTTCACAACATTTGCAGTGGTGATATGGCTCCTTGTGTATAGGCGTAGCAAGAGGCGCCGAAAATCTCGGAAATTATCTAATCCTGCTGAGCTGGCATTAGTTCCTCCATCATGGAAAATCTTCACACGTGAAGAACTGAGGTCGATTACAAAGAACTTCAGTGAAGCTAACCGTCTTATAGGGGATGCCAAGACAGGTGGCACGTATAGTGGGGTTTTGCCTGATGGGTCAAGGGTGGCAGTGAAAAGGCTAAAAAGGTCAACTTTTCAAAGAAAGAAAGAATTTTTTTCAGAGGTTGGAAGGGTAGCAAGGCTTTGTCATCCGAATTTAGTGCCTGTGAAAGGATGCTGCTATGATCATGGTGATCGATACATTGTGTATGAGTTTGTAGTACATGGGCCTCTAGATAGATGGTTGCATCATATTCCTATGGGTGGTAGGAGTTTGGATTGGACCATGAGGATGAAAGTTGCCACTACTCTTGCACAGGGAATCGC GTTCCTACACGACAAAGTAAAGCCACAAGTAGTCCACCGTGACATCCGTGCAAGCAACGTACTTCTAGACGATGATTTTAACGCGCATCTAATGGGAGTTGGATTATCAAAATTCGTACCATGGGAAGTGATGCACGGTAGGACCGTGATGGCAGGTGGGACCCACGGTTACCTTGCTCCAGAATTTGTCTACAGAAACGAGCTAACCACAAAGAGCGATGTCTACAGCTTCGGGGTTCTTCTACTCGAAATAATAAGTGGTCGGAGACCGGCTTCTCAGGCGGTTGACTCGGTGGGTTGGCAGAGTATTTTCGAGTGGGCCACCCCACTGGTTCAATCACACCGGTACCTCGAGCTTCTTGATCCCGTGATTTCTGCATCTTCTTCCACTTCACCTTCTAAAATACCGGAAGCTGGTGTGGTTCAAAAGGTGGTGGATCTTGTGTATTCGTGTACACAACATGTACCATCGATGAGGCCTAGAATGTCACATGTGGTCCATCAGTTACAGCAGTTGGCAGCTTAG